From Centroberyx gerrardi isolate f3 chromosome 10, fCenGer3.hap1.cur.20231027, whole genome shotgun sequence:
GACACTCTCCTCCTGACAGACTGATGAATGGCTGAAGGGCAGTAGGTGTGCCATGTGTCGACACTGAGCTTCAATGTTTAATGATGcaccatgtttttgttttttcccccccagcaTCATtgaaaagggagaagaaaatTGCACAGACTTAATTGAGGCTCATAAAGATTGTATGAGGGCGCTTGGATTCAAGATTTAACTgcttcatttgtgtgtgtgttcatgtttggTAAGTATCAGCTCCTAATGATACACatcacatgcacacccacatcacatgcacacccacatcGCATGCACACCCACTCACACTGGTCATCTTCTTTTTAGTTGTATAAGATTGTTTACAGCAGTGGCTCTCAACCTGGGGGCCGAGACCTCCCAGGGGGTCGCGAGATCATTTTAAAGGGGTCGGGTGATGATTAATGATTTATGgtagaggaaaaaaacatttctagtatgcaaattcattattatggctatttttttctgtaattttttgtttttttcttgtgaaatattgAGTAGTTTtaagcctctaggcctcctctggaaattaatgagatgaaacaacctggaaaagggaaaatgtttttttggttgCACTGTTCGGCTGCATAATGATGCCTGTAAACGGGGTCAGGAGGAGGCATCACTTTGTTTCAGGGCTCACAAGCCAACACAGTTTAGAACTGCTGCTTTCCAGCCTAAACTCGCTCATGCTGGGTCATCTGTATCCCCTGGCTGCTGTTGATTCATCCATTGTTGTGTGCTGGCTGCATTACCAGACGAGAACATCATGTAATGGGAGACAGTGggggtggttgggggggggggggacgggtgCAGCTCCACCATCCTGGTCTTGTTTCTGAGTGTGGGGTATTGTGATTTTGAATTGACCCAGAAAGTATTGCAGAAGAGAATTAAAGTGTTCAGtcttaaatgttttaaatgctgtgtgtgtcagtcacagTCTGCTTGTCGCAGTGTGAAAGCCTCATTGTGTTTTCTGATCTCTCCTCTTGCAGTGTGTTGCTGTCTGAAAGAGTGGAAGAGGATcctgaatatattttttttctttttttgtgtatttttatttatacctTTAACCTCAATGGAAATGCGTCTGACACTGGTAGTTGATGCTGAGTGGAAAATGTTTGTCTGTAGAATTTGAGAAATATGTGAATATCTTAAAATGCTGATTGGAATTAAATAAAAAGCCTATGCAATAAGATTCACACGTCTTTGTAATTCTCAGAATAAAACTGTTTTAGTGAGTGGGTAAAACTTTTGTATTTATGGGACTTGAAACGGCCTTATATAAGAGTTATGGAATAGTTTATTGACAAGTGTGTTCATCTCGATGAGTaagtttacatggacagcaataaccTGAGGTTTGGCCTTAGCGTAAATAAGACAATATCCTGATTAAgctgtttccatgtgtttcttatagaactattccattcatattcctgtttacatgctgcGGAGCAAAGTCCGATCAACAGGACAAAAGAGAATCACTGGAGACACGGACAGTTTTCGAAAACTTCATGATATCCATTTCCCTCTAAATCCTGAGCATGCTGACAGTTTcagtttcctttttttctgctgtcagtGTCTTTTTCCTCTGGAAACAAGTTTGCAAACCGCTGGAAGGCAGAGCGAGCGTCGCCAAGCAGTCAGAAGCTGCACATCCTCCGATGGAGAGATAGTTGGATTAAGGTGCATACGCTACCAGTAAAAAGTTTGCATACACCAcatttgtttttactattttccacattttagaataatcgtcaaaacatcaaaactatgaaataacacaaatggaattatgcagcgaccaaaaaagtgttaaatcaaaactatcttatattttagattctttaaagcagccgccctttgccttgatggaaaggcaaaggctttggaaagaaattcatacataggatcaacttcactatttatatttattagaaactaatttcaagcatttaagcagaagcctttagatcaaaatggcttaaaaggataaggctggtgttttttaatgcattgcttaccgtcaactatgaaaataacaaaatcagcaatgattttgttttgccaacaagtcttgtccatgtagccggtgcccaatgccgCCCCATGTCTCAGCAGCCATTGacctccattgtattaaaaaaaaaaaaaaaaaaacccgtcacagagccatgccgttgctctgggcaacatatttcatcatcacgatgcaccgggccggccgactttttcctcaaacaacttaataagtcggctgtaaacactttgcaatctcaggaaagtagttccgtagcaccgaaaatagccccctgaagaatttgttcccatttgatttggtaataactacaacagcctgacttttcatggtaacagttagcgatttttaaaatggaaactatgtctttgtgagctgtatttaaaggtttttagcttacaattggagccaatgacttccgggttgacggctaaaaacggtacatgggaagtcagaaagtaacgggagtagagcaaacgcattgttgattttgttattttcataggatttgttgacggtaagcaatgcattaaaaaacaccggccttatcctttaagagaatgaaaaacatagtacattcaatcaggtgtgtccagactttttaCTGGTAGTGTAAAATGTCTAAAATCAATTCAATAATGCGACTAAAATCAGAATACTCCACTTGTATTAATGCTGTTCTGCTTACTCCGACTGCGACCCTAttcgggttaaggtaatcagaacatgctgtttacatggcagtttcTTATTCAGACTCTTGTCTTAATCGGGTTCATATCAGATtcttgctgtccatgtaaacggAGTCGATAATGGTGTTAAAAGCCTCCTGGATTGAAGGTCCTTTCTTCTCCCTGTGAAAAGGCGTTGCTTGCCACAGTTGCTGTCCGGTCGGTATGCACTTAGGCTTAAAATAACTTCTGCCCCCGCTACAGTCAATACTTCACATATCTGCATTCTTCCCTCTGTAGTGTGCCACTGTTTCTGAAGGGAGCCTGGCAGTGAACGGCTAGTTAAACGCTTTCATAAAACCTCAAACTCCACTGCGAAAAACCCAACTCAAACCCTAGATTACAATGATCGAGCGCTAGTGTTTTTCACAAATTAAATAGACTAGTTTATTCTTTGTGTATGCCGCTCATTGCTGCTTTAAGTGTGGCAAAGGGACGTTTCTCAGTTGAAATGAAACTGTCTGGAGAGGTGAGGATGCTTCACCTCCCGTCTGCTGTGAAGGAATGTTCTGGTTAATTCATATCCACGGTGTTGGTTTAGTCTGGTCCAGATCCTTGTATGGTTGTGATGACGGTTCTGTGACCTTTCACACCTCTCCACGAGTATCCGAGTGCTGCTTCTGGTTGCTGTGTTATCTCTGCACACAGACACGGGAGAAAGAGCGCTGCACTGTctgtaaaaaatgaatgaaagaatgaaaaaggTGCTCTTAGAAACCAGGAAGTTAGAGCATGAAGAGATAGATCATGGCCTCTAGTATTGGAAatcaagaataaaaaataataccaaagcagtgaaaaatatttattaaaaagcctttattatattGGCTTACCACTGACGCACTTTGGCTCCAACTGTgaccttattcaggttaaggtaatcagaacATGCTGTTGTTTCCAGGCAGTTTCTTATTCAGACTgttgtcttaatcgggttaatatcagattattgctgtccatgtaaacagaGTTTATTTCTGAGAATAACAGAAGAATATTTTATATTTGGCATGTTCCAGTACTAGAGGCCATGATCTATCTCTCTTCATGATAGCAGGATAAAGTATTTGAAGGTCGTCATGGAGGTTTGCACAAATACCGTAAATCATTCAAACTGAGGATCTAGCTTTGTGTCAGCCTTGTGGAAGACGCATCGTTTCACTTACTGTCATATTATTGTAATATGCAGTTACAAAAAAAGCAACGAGGGGGTTTATCTGACTGTTTGTTCCATGGACAGACTCACCTCTGACCAGCATTATTGCcaatatgtgtgtgcacaggaCAAGACACATGGACAAGGGTCCAGGAGTGTAAGTTATTATATATAAGAGTGGAAGtcactaattacatttactcacgttactgtaattgagcagcttttttgtgtacttgtactttgagtattttttttaagtcagtaattttacttttatttgagTACATTTTTACAGAAGTATTgcgctacattttaaatcccatccattacagaacagattttgtgtctttccatcagcagaaactggatcaacgtaaactgacaaattgtggatccattcacagtgcacagtcagtcagcaagGAAGagtcccaagtctcaagtcaagtctcaagtctaaatgtagaacagcaagtcaagtcggaacaaatcaagagtccagtttcaatttaatatcttaaagaaaactaaatatctcggacttttcaatgcaatatggttttaataggataaaaacttggtaagagcatcatgagtttgatttctataatcagtttcaacttcaataaattcaatcattccatacaaattcagaacacagaatttaaattcagtcgtccgctggaacaaatctcatcactttcaatctgagtcatttacacaaacacaagatctcaagtcaagtcaagtctcaagtcttctcttcatgcagcaagtcaagtctcaagcaattaaagtTGTGagttgagtccaagtcatgtgccCACCTCTGCTGAGTGccactgggtgtgtgtgtgtgtgtgtgtgtgtgtgtgtggggtggggtggggtggggtggggagggggggggggggggggggtaggcaGTTCATGTCTGAAACCTGACCTGCTCTGTCATTCTACCTCCTTCAGTGTCTCTAAATATGCTCAGGCAAAGCCCCTCTCTTGGCAGCAGAGTGGGCCGGTGAAGTTTGGGTGTCCATTTTGTTTAGGAGATCCTGTGTTGAAGCTCTGGAGGAAatgggatttctttttttttctgtgacattCTGGGGGGTGCAGTCACTCTTACTCCCTCTGTTACTCGTtatcatccctccctccctccctccctccctctttctgttaTGTTAAGTAGCGGGCCTGCTTTCTGTCTGCGACTCTCTCCTCCTTGGGTTTCAATTCCAAACATGGTTATCCTTCTAGGGCTCTATCAACCCCccgcatccctctctctcccccctgcctctctctctctctctctctctctctttctgtccctgaGTTGCCAGCTGTTAGCTCTCCGGAGCAGGCCAGTGGGTGAGAGGAACCGACAGAAAAGCAAGAGACAAGACAACAGGAAGacacagaggggagagacgggGCGAGAGgccggaggagagaggaagaggcgaAACCCATTCCAGCTGCTTTTCCAGAGCCGTGAGAACTTCTTCACATTGAAGAACCTTCAGCTGCACACCAAGGGAACAAAACTTTCctctggacttttttttttttggccagtaTTAGCTGTGTGTTTCCATACAGAGAATCTAGTTGACCCTCTTCAGATGGGACAGTAATAACACATTGGAGTGGATAAGTTGTTTTTGCAGCAAAGCATTCGGTTCCTTTGGTCTTTTTTAGGTATTGTCCATCAAAACTTTCTCCTGAACTGTTATTTGAAGAGTTTCCGTCATGAGCGCAGACAATGCCACCGTGCTGGAGAGCGTGCTGTACGGCCGGCCGATGTGCGACGGCTGGACCAACAACACCGAGGGAGCCATCTACCACCTGGGCAACACCATCCTGTTCCTGGGCTACATGGGCGGCAGCGGGGCGTACGGGTGCCTGTTCATCTTCGGCTTCATGGCCCCGTCCTTCCTGTGCCTGACGCTGTGGGGCTGGCTGACCGTGTGCGGCCTGGACGTCTTCACCTggaacctgctgctgctgctgctgtgcctgGCTCAGATCTGCCACCTGGTCTACCGGCTGCACCGGGAGGGCCTGGCCGGCGAGGAGCTGAGCGGCCTGTACCAGGCGGTCTACCTGCCGCTCGGCGTGCCCGTCCACGTCTTCAAGGAGATCGCAGGCGCCTTCGAGAGCAAGGTGGTGGAGCTGAAGGCCGGGGAGACGTACGCTGTGGAGGGCAAGACGCCCATCGACCAGCTCTCCTTCCTGCTGTCCGGGaggtggggagtgtgtgtgtgtgtgtgtgtgtgtgtctggtattGTTTCCAAGGGAATTTCGTGACCAGAAACCTCTACATTTTCCTATTTATATaatatttcctttatttctcttAGATAATAGTAGCCTACTCCATTTGATCACTGAATTCACACCCAAGACCAAAAGAGACGGCTTTCACAGAGCTGTAGCACAGTGTgaccaaatatatatatagctatatTGTTGGGATGCCAGttataatgatgtaaaaaataCTAATAACAGTTGTTATGAAGAAATCAGTATACGTTTCCATGAGGTCTTCCAGAAACAAAACTCCTACTTCTGTTTCTTCCGTCTGTTGGCAGCATGTTGCCTCCACAGGAAATCTCTTCATCTAAAGATCTTCTGTTAGTTGTTCAATAAAAGCAGAGTTGCATTAGATCTCACAGACTTCAAAGAGAAATGTTGTAAACAGAGTATTTCTGTCAGTGACTCACCACGTGCCGTCCCTCTGCAGGGTGCCAACTGGCTAAGTGATATCTTTATACTTGGGACAGGAGTGGACCCTGACATTGTGAACTGCCGCTCTCTCCTCACAGCGTCGACAGATCTGAGCGTACGGGACAAATTTAGAACACAAACAGCTTCATGTGATAATGATTTTTCACAAATCTGAAGCGGTGGCCGTTTGGACATGTCTGACATGTTAGATTCTGGTTCATCCTTATGTAACCGTCTGACAGGCTGCCCTAGGTAAATTGTTCCAAGTCTAAAGATTAGCATATTACTCTTACGTAATCATCATTAATTTTTAGTGGATTAGCCTAAtggattttatttcagtttgagTCAGATAGAGGCCAGAAAACTCAATTCATAGATAGTCTCCTATTAGGTATTACATGACATATGCCTCTATAATCCACAGCGCAGTAGCAGTGctgtgagtgcatacatttacaGCATGGGAGGCCCAGTGGGAACACATAACCTGGCAGAATTAGGGCCTCGCAGACTTAATGTCATGATACACAGCAAAATCGCTATAAAAATCATGTAAAAATCAACTCACACatccatcagagttaatttaacagttttagattttagattattttttagATAGATTTGAACAGCCGCCACAGAGCCACATCAGCTCTATGAGCGAACAAagcttcattcattcaattgtcactgaaaaatcaatacTTATTAAAGGAGAACACCGTCGTCTTTTAGAGTTTCAGCCCATTTATTGTCTAAGTCTAGTTTACCTTTACCCACTAATTTTTGCAATGATTGGCATATGCAATTAAGACTATTTAACATTTACTCgttttgattgattttaaacTGCAACTTTGCGGTGtaaaacctagcttgaaataaactgctgtcccggctaacaaagacgccctaaaAGGGAGATGAGCTCTCTTTTTCCAGCTGTTAATCAATGTTCAGCCTGATTAACAGCTGAAAAAAGATCCTTGTAATCTAAACAATAGTTTTCCTGGATTTTATGTGCAAATCCCAGCTTTTTGACGCCAAGTAGCGGTGTAAAAAATATTGCCGAAATGATGTGGTGCTAGTGGGTATTTTACATTCATCCATCATCAAGTTACCACCCATAACTCCAAAGGCATTTTCTGTCCATTTCATCACCCCTTAAATAAAAAGCggtggatgtgacagtaaagtgttttgAGGATTACTTCCTGGAGGAGACTCCATCTCTTCCTGtggtgtcagctgactgacaggaagcagagcggagcgtaacgcagcgctgagatgaaaacactcgactcagctcaatgaaatgaggagaaaacagaacgtttggcttcatgtttcctgtgatggattctctcgctctgtggaagtttgtttttcatactggaaTAAATAAATGGCTAAACGActtcttctgaaggaggaaaagaagcactgatatctgcaactatgctgactgtgtgcagaaaaaccaggaagaaaataaaggagaggggaaactgagacgattggcacaaacttaaaaaaacactggtgttatcctttaactgGAAAACTGACAAATTGTTAAGTTACTTtctcttgtatccagacttatcattttttagtgaaatcatcttactgcactggcagatcattttaccggtttcaacaaatttgacttttttccaggagaatgtaacttgtttcaggacatttacttggtgaaattgaaattgtcttagagaaagtttcttgtttcaagatgttcttcattgttttatgacgatttcttgaaagaagtcatattggcttATTGGATCAAGTGAAATtaattgaaaccagcaagattatctgccagagCAGTGAGATAATCtgactgaaaatatcatgaaatgagcttgataggtctggagacaagataaaatcactggacttGCCATTTTTTGCTTTGTATATAGAAAGTCGTATATACTGTTCACTCTGTCCATAGCAGATATTCACACTAACTTCCAGGCCCTACATTGGGCTGCAAAGTgacctccagctctctctcctctatcatTATCACTTcctaatccctctctctctctttaaccccGTGTCTCAGGATCAACGTGTCTTTGGAGGGCCAGTTCCTGCATTACATCCACCGCCACCAGTTTCTGGACTCTCCAGAGTGGGAGTCCCTCCGGCCCAACGAGGAGGGGAAGTTCCAGGTACAGGACTTCTTCTCTGTTGGTTTACTTCAGTAGACGCTGATGCATTTTCCACTTCAAATCAAACTAGATAAAATGACTGGATACGAGGAAGGAAGTCCTAAGTGCGGCAGTAAACTGTTAAGCTAATTCAAAGAGCTGCAATTGAAGGATTTGGAAGGAGAAACCGAGGATGGATATCCAGTTGCCTTTTGTTGCCTCTTATCCGACTCGGCATCTGACTGATAAAGTGAACAGGGGAAAACAGTTGTCCTCTTGCCTTTCACCTATCCTGTTGCTTCAGATTAGTTTAGCTAAAGTCAAACAAAGGCCGGAGGTCATGTTGGATATTCAGGTTTCATCTTCAGTCATAACTAGAAGCTACAGGGGGTTCAAACAGGAAAGCATGGATCAAACTCTGGGAAGCAAATCACACTCACATACTATGGGAATTGCAGTAGTCTaaattagagctgaacaattactACTTACTTAATAAATACATCATACACCATAAGACCTCAACACACAGTGACAACATAACAGATTTTCCTGTACATATTCTAGTTTATAAGGGTTTGCAATTCCATGAGGAGAGCTGACAGAGATTCAGGTGTTTCTTGATGAATCCCCAGGTGACGCTGACGGCGGAGGAAGACTCGCGCTACATCTCGtggcgccgccgccgcctctaCCTGCTGCTGTCGAGGGAGCGCTACATCGCCCGCCTCTTCTCCGTCATGCTGGGCTACGACATCGCCGAGAAACTCTACTCCCTCAACGACAAGCTGTACATCAAGAGCGGCGTGCGCCTGGACATCCGCCTGCCCAGCCTGTACCACGTGCTCGCCCCCGCCTCGCAGGGCAGCGAGGCCGGGAGCGGGAGCGGGAGCGGTAGCGGCGGGAACGCCAAGGAGCCGGGCGCCGCGGGGGAGCAGCAGAACCAGCAGCGGGGCTCGGCGGGCGAAGACCCAGCGCCGGCCTACAGGACGTCCGACCAGGCCCGGCCTCAGCCCCCTCAGCAGGCACCGAGgaagaccccccctcccccggccGAGCCCCGGGCACCCGGCGGGCACGAGCGCTACCAGCACCCCTGGGCGCCGGACGCGGAGCTGCCCTCCGGTGAGGACTCCACCAGCCTGGTCCTGGAGGACTTTGCTGACGTGGCGGGCTCACTGATGGATTATGGGAGTGAGACGGGTTATTTGAGGTAGAGGGGCGGGGTGCTGGAGCTAACACACTGGGTCACCACTTAAGATACATGTAAGTACCTCACCTGGgcggggagtgggggggtggagggtgtgtgtgtgtgtgtggggtgggtgtgtgtgcatggatagCGTGCGGTCCACAATTCTTACTAACCTGGCTTTGGACTGAGACTCTGTTTAGTGAGGAGCAACCAGATTAATACTGTCATTTGttctttaatgttttgttttatctttatttttgacTCTTGTGCTCTTATTCCATTTATCTTGTGATGTCACACTCTGGCTGCTTCATCTTTTGCActtcaaagaaaagaaacactgATATTGCCCATTTCCAAGTTCAATCAGACTTGTGACTGCACTGCAGCAAGATATTTGTCTGGATGGATCAGCACTGACTGCCAGCCAGCGTTCATCCTGCTAGCCTTCTCAGCTGTGGTGATATCTGGATTATCATCCTATTTTCAATCCATATTTTCTACACTGAGATTAAAATTCCCTCCCAGCCTAATGCTCTGCATTAGTGCCCGACTCGCCTGCTGGTCAGCAGCTTACACTCTTCTTTGGTACAGTAGCTGAATTTAGTTTGTTAGTGAATTTTATCCGGCTGCACTCGGGCTTCCACACATGAAAGACATATTCTGCTCAGTGAAAACACTTTATCAGCAAATGAGCGCAGTGTGTGCTCAGTGTTGATTGGGCcctgcgtctgtgtgtatgtgtgtgtgtgtgtgtgtgtgtgtgtgtgtgtgtgtgtgtgtgtggcagcgggGGGTTTCTACAGTGAGACTGGTGAGAGAGCAGCGGTGAGGTCGGCTGGgcagcagctgtgtgtttgtgtctgatgAGGATTAGAGCTTGGAAACTTAGGGGATATCCAAAAAAATCCAGTGCCATGCTATTAATCCAGCGGGCCCGCCCCTCTGCTGTCCGTCTGCTCATCCGCCGCCATGAGCAGCCCTCGGCCAATCACAGGTGGAGGATCACATTTCAGCTTTGGGGAGGTCGGAGCGGGGTTTGGATTCCAGGCCGTCTGCGGGCCGGCGGGCCGTATCTATCACATCAGTACAAGCTGACCTTCAGAGTTCAGCCT
This genomic window contains:
- the popdc2 gene encoding popeye domain-containing 2, with the protein product MSADNATVLESVLYGRPMCDGWTNNTEGAIYHLGNTILFLGYMGGSGAYGCLFIFGFMAPSFLCLTLWGWLTVCGLDVFTWNLLLLLLCLAQICHLVYRLHREGLAGEELSGLYQAVYLPLGVPVHVFKEIAGAFESKVVELKAGETYAVEGKTPIDQLSFLLSGRINVSLEGQFLHYIHRHQFLDSPEWESLRPNEEGKFQVTLTAEEDSRYISWRRRRLYLLLSRERYIARLFSVMLGYDIAEKLYSLNDKLYIKSGVRLDIRLPSLYHVLAPASQGSEAGSGSGSGSGGNAKEPGAAGEQQNQQRGSAGEDPAPAYRTSDQARPQPPQQAPRKTPPPPAEPRAPGGHERYQHPWAPDAELPSGEDSTSLVLEDFADVAGSLMDYGSETGYLR